Proteins from one Chroococcidiopsis sp. CCMEE 29 genomic window:
- a CDS encoding GAF domain-containing protein has protein sequence MQPESDKQHCISDPLQDSEALLRAMIENLPGGAAFVVDPDLRYRLAEGEALSVAGFKPEDLVGRTIFEVLPPDLATSYEVLYRQALAGEPFEHEHNAHDRFYISRGKPLRSANGEVYAVLAVSYDITERRQAEAAAAADLEDTQRLRELGARLVAEDDIQTLYQEIVATAIALTRADAGSIQMLDEATQELVMLANQGAGQELTQHFYRVNVGSNTPCGMALTTGTRTFIDFDVPQSEDPHGSMRLHREEGYLSAQSTPLIARSGKAIGMVSTHWCKHHRPSDRELRFLDLLARQAADLIEQRQAQAALRESEARLALELADAKQLQFISSQLLQEENINALYEQILEAAIAIMRSEMGSLQMLHPDSNQLQLLAWKGFDPASAAFWEWVRVDSDTTCGMALKTGERAIIPDVETWEYTAGSRDLDAFRLSGIRAVQTTPLISRSGRVVGMISSHWRAPHQPSERELGLLDVLARQAADLIEQRQAEAALCQSEAKYRSLFESMDEGYILVDVIFDENDQPIDCLYLEANPAAVQMTGTELVGRPALEIDPNFESRWFETFGRVAKTGIGERHEFYTAPLDVWYSFYVFKVGEPNETRVAAIYQDVSDRKRHDANSSF, from the coding sequence ATGCAACCTGAAAGTGACAAGCAGCACTGCATCAGCGACCCATTGCAGGATTCAGAAGCACTTCTGCGGGCGATGATTGAAAATCTGCCTGGTGGAGCCGCGTTTGTGGTTGACCCTGATTTGCGCTATCGGCTTGCCGAAGGGGAGGCGCTCTCTGTTGCTGGTTTCAAACCCGAAGATCTGGTTGGACGGACCATTTTTGAGGTATTACCGCCCGACTTAGCCACGAGTTATGAGGTGCTGTACCGTCAAGCCCTGGCAGGTGAGCCGTTTGAGCATGAGCACAATGCTCACGATCGCTTCTATATCTCACGGGGCAAGCCTTTACGTTCTGCAAACGGTGAAGTCTACGCCGTGCTAGCCGTCTCCTACGACATTACCGAACGCAGACAAGCCGAAGCCGCTGCTGCTGCCGATCTCGAAGATACCCAACGGCTGCGCGAACTGGGTGCCCGACTGGTGGCTGAAGACGACATTCAAACGCTGTATCAAGAGATTGTGGCAACGGCGATCGCCCTCACACGGGCAGATGCCGGATCGATCCAAATGCTGGATGAAGCGACGCAGGAGCTAGTAATGCTTGCCAATCAAGGCGCGGGGCAAGAGCTGACCCAGCATTTCTATCGCGTCAACGTGGGTTCAAACACGCCTTGCGGTATGGCATTGACAACAGGTACGCGCACCTTCATTGATTTCGATGTGCCCCAGAGCGAAGATCCGCATGGCTCGATGCGACTGCACCGTGAGGAGGGTTATCTCTCGGCACAGTCCACCCCGCTGATTGCCCGTTCGGGCAAAGCGATCGGCATGGTTTCGACTCACTGGTGCAAACACCATCGACCGAGCGATCGCGAACTGCGCTTTCTCGATTTACTCGCCCGCCAAGCGGCTGACCTGATTGAGCAGCGACAAGCCCAAGCTGCCCTGCGCGAGAGTGAGGCGAGACTGGCGTTAGAACTGGCAGATGCGAAGCAGTTACAGTTCATTAGCAGCCAGTTGCTTCAGGAGGAAAATATTAATGCCCTGTATGAGCAGATTTTGGAGGCAGCGATCGCCATCATGCGCTCAGAAATGGGGAGTCTGCAAATGCTGCATCCTGACAGCAACCAACTACAGTTACTAGCATGGAAAGGATTTGACCCGGCATCGGCAGCATTTTGGGAGTGGGTGCGGGTTGATTCAGATACCACCTGCGGCATGGCGTTGAAGACGGGTGAGCGGGCGATCATCCCCGATGTGGAAACCTGGGAGTATACGGCTGGCAGCAGGGATCTCGACGCGTTTCGCCTTTCAGGAATTAGAGCCGTGCAGACCACCCCACTGATCTCACGCAGTGGTCGGGTTGTCGGCATGATTTCCAGTCATTGGCGCGCACCTCATCAGCCATCAGAACGGGAGTTGGGTCTGCTCGATGTGCTAGCACGACAGGCTGCCGACTTAATTGAGCAGCGGCAGGCAGAAGCCGCGTTGTGCCAATCAGAAGCGAAATATCGATCGCTGTTTGAGTCGATGGACGAGGGTTACATTCTCGTTGACGTGATCTTTGACGAGAATGACCAACCGATCGACTGCCTCTATCTAGAAGCAAATCCGGCAGCGGTGCAGATGACGGGAACCGAACTCGTCGGACGACCAGCCCTGGAGATTGACCCCAACTTTGAATCGCGCTGGTTTGAAACCTTTGGCAGAGTGGCGAAAACGGGCATTGGTGAACGCCACGAGTTTTACACCGCACCGCTTGATGTTTGGTATAGCTTCTACGTGTTCAAAGTGGGTGAGCCAAACGAGACGCGAGTTGCCGCTATTTATCAGGATGTCAGCGATCGCAAACGGCACGATGCAAACTCGTCTTTTTAG
- a CDS encoding ATP-binding protein, with product MRPPKPGITLNDISITQELSQRSSRSPNFQAENQVMRTLARQLANAPASMLQNLVDTALNLCQAGTAGISVLETTPDGEEVFRAHALAGMAQHVDSTAKRNSIPCGVCLDGLVLSKAERSPFQLFSYPDRYFTYLQSAKVPIVEALVLPLIADRHALGTIWILSHDEQRHFDLEDVRLMTSLADFAAAHLLNQRQTQQLLAANAKLKTLENTTLKQLRESEEKYRTLFNSMDEGYCVIEMHIEPGEPLDYRFIETNQAFEQQSTLINAQGKWMRELRPNHEESWFEIYRNVALTGEPIRCEHGSRELGDRWFTLYAFRVGQPDERRVAVLFNDITDRKQAEAAMRAFFSNVSHEFRTPLTLLLSSIQETLSARAHLTPAQQSQLQLAHRNAIRLLKLINTLLDFSRIEAGRIRTVYEPTDLATLTIDLASAFESASEQAGLRLVIDCPPLRSPVYVDRSMWEKILLNLISNAFKFTFAGEIAVRLTLAGDRVELTVQDTGIGIAAAELPRLFERFYQVKGVKERSFEGSGIGLFLVQELVKLHGGTIQVSSVEGEGSCFKVSIPTGFAHLPSEQIGSSRTGGFSRDASMQLEDGLQNQPLPSTATGVTAYVEEALGRLPEEGIRDWGLGTREKSSTNPQPLASSPSSARILLVDDNADMRSYLKRILSGRWQVETAANGAIALSLIQQHPPDLVLTDVIMPQLDGLQLLQALRADPQTKSIPIILLSARAGEEATIEGLEALADDYLIKPCSARELLTRIETHLELARLRFERSTNRFKNEFLMTVTHELQAPLASILGWTRLLQTKTFDSDKTARALATIERNATIEAKLIKDLLDVSAILSGKLRLKSQVVDLVALVQNVTATFREAAEAKRIQLVETISGGVPSNLSADGDRLKQVIANLLDNAIKFTPEGGKVTIQLERFDSDIVITVSDTGIGIHPDFLPYVFDRFAQAEVPSRHTPGGVGIGLAIARHLVELHYGTIGVASEGEGRGATFTIRLPMMNAAKLNLDAPAQEV from the coding sequence ATGCGACCACCAAAACCTGGAATCACTTTAAACGACATCTCGATTACCCAGGAGCTATCCCAACGCTCTTCCCGTTCTCCCAATTTTCAGGCAGAGAATCAGGTCATGCGAACTTTAGCACGGCAGTTAGCAAATGCGCCTGCATCCATGCTCCAAAACTTGGTGGATACTGCGCTGAACCTATGTCAGGCAGGAACGGCAGGCATTAGCGTGCTGGAAACTACACCCGATGGGGAAGAGGTTTTTCGCGCTCACGCGTTAGCTGGAATGGCACAACACGTCGATAGCACGGCAAAGCGCAACTCTATTCCCTGTGGAGTGTGCCTTGATGGTTTAGTACTCAGTAAAGCAGAGCGCAGCCCCTTCCAGCTTTTTTCCTATCCCGATCGCTATTTTACCTATCTCCAGTCCGCCAAAGTGCCGATCGTAGAAGCGTTAGTGTTGCCCCTGATTGCCGATCGTCATGCCCTCGGTACGATCTGGATTCTGTCGCACGACGAGCAACGACACTTTGATTTGGAAGACGTGCGGCTGATGACCAGTCTAGCAGATTTTGCAGCGGCTCATCTCTTGAACCAGCGACAGACGCAGCAATTATTGGCAGCAAATGCCAAGTTAAAAACGTTAGAAAACACGACTCTTAAACAATTACGCGAGTCGGAAGAAAAATACCGCACACTGTTTAATTCGATGGACGAAGGCTATTGTGTGATCGAGATGCACATCGAACCGGGCGAACCACTGGATTATCGCTTCATCGAAACCAATCAAGCATTTGAACAGCAATCTACCCTCATAAACGCGCAGGGAAAGTGGATGCGTGAGCTTCGACCAAATCACGAGGAGTCGTGGTTTGAGATTTACCGTAATGTCGCATTGACGGGTGAGCCGATTCGCTGTGAACACGGCAGCAGAGAGTTGGGAGACCGATGGTTTACTCTTTATGCCTTTCGCGTTGGACAGCCGGACGAGCGGCGCGTCGCCGTTCTGTTCAATGACATCACTGATCGCAAGCAGGCAGAAGCAGCGATGCGGGCATTTTTCAGTAATGTGAGTCATGAGTTTCGTACCCCCCTGACCCTGTTACTGAGTTCTATTCAAGAGACCTTGAGCGCGCGCGCCCATCTCACTCCTGCTCAACAGTCGCAACTGCAATTGGCACATCGAAACGCGATTCGGCTGCTGAAGCTCATCAATACTCTGCTTGACTTTTCACGCATCGAAGCAGGTCGCATTCGGACCGTGTATGAACCGACTGATCTGGCAACCTTGACGATCGATCTAGCGAGTGCATTCGAGTCAGCCAGCGAGCAGGCAGGCTTGCGCCTGGTGATTGATTGCCCACCCTTACGATCGCCAGTTTATGTTGATCGCTCTATGTGGGAGAAAATTCTCCTCAATTTAATCTCAAATGCGTTTAAGTTTACCTTTGCAGGCGAGATCGCAGTCCGCTTGACTCTGGCTGGCGATCGGGTTGAGTTAACCGTACAAGACACGGGCATTGGCATTGCAGCCGCAGAACTTCCTCGCTTGTTTGAACGGTTCTACCAGGTAAAAGGCGTAAAAGAGCGGAGCTTTGAAGGATCGGGAATTGGCTTGTTTCTGGTACAGGAGTTAGTAAAGCTGCATGGCGGCACGATTCAAGTCAGCAGTGTTGAAGGAGAAGGCAGTTGCTTTAAGGTGTCCATTCCCACCGGGTTTGCTCATCTCCCAAGTGAACAGATTGGCTCATCTCGTACGGGCGGGTTTAGTAGAGATGCTTCGATGCAATTAGAAGATGGCTTGCAAAACCAGCCCCTACCCTCAACGGCAACGGGTGTAACTGCTTATGTGGAGGAAGCGCTGGGGCGGCTACCGGAAGAAGGGATTAGGGACTGGGGACTAGGGACTAGGGAAAAATCTTCTACTAACCCTCAGCCTCTAGCCTCTAGCCCCTCTTCTGCTCGTATCCTCCTGGTAGATGACAACGCCGATATGCGTAGCTACCTGAAGCGAATCTTGAGTGGACGATGGCAAGTCGAGACAGCCGCCAATGGCGCGATCGCCCTCAGCTTGATCCAGCAACACCCCCCCGACCTGGTGCTAACGGATGTAATAATGCCCCAACTGGATGGGTTGCAATTGCTGCAAGCACTACGGGCTGATCCCCAAACAAAAAGTATTCCAATCATTTTACTGTCAGCACGGGCGGGAGAGGAAGCAACAATCGAAGGATTGGAAGCTCTAGCGGATGACTACCTGATCAAGCCTTGCTCTGCCCGCGAACTGCTTACCCGTATTGAAACGCATCTGGAACTGGCACGGCTGCGCTTTGAGCGCTCTACTAACCGCTTCAAAAATGAGTTTCTCATGACCGTGACCCATGAATTGCAAGCTCCGCTGGCATCGATTCTTGGCTGGACACGCCTCTTACAAACCAAAACCTTTGACTCAGACAAAACAGCACGGGCATTAGCAACGATCGAGCGTAATGCCACAATTGAAGCCAAATTGATTAAAGATTTGCTAGATGTTTCAGCGATTCTCTCCGGAAAGTTACGCCTGAAATCTCAAGTCGTTGATTTAGTTGCTCTGGTACAAAACGTGACGGCAACATTTCGTGAAGCGGCTGAGGCGAAGCGCATTCAACTGGTCGAAACGATATCGGGTGGTGTACCAAGTAATCTTTCTGCAGATGGCGATCGCCTCAAACAAGTCATCGCCAACTTGCTAGACAATGCCATCAAATTTACGCCAGAGGGAGGAAAGGTCACTATCCAGTTAGAACGCTTTGACTCTGATATTGTAATCACCGTCAGCGATACAGGGATTGGCATCCATCCTGATTTTCTGCCCTATGTCTTCGATCGCTTCGCTCAAGCTGAAGTCCCCAGTCGACATACACCTGGAGGAGTGGGGATTGGGTTGGCGATCGCTCGTCACCTGGTTGAATTGCACTACGGTACGATCGGGGTAGCAAGCGAAGGAGAAGGACGCGGCGCAACGTTTACCATCAGGTTGCCAATGATGAATGCGGCTAAACTTAACTTAGACGCCCCCGCACAGGAAGTGTAA
- a CDS encoding ribbon-helix-helix protein, CopG family, whose amino-acid sequence MYSMSRTQRLQIRISPELKKKVELIAKERNVSVSELIVDYIKRLPNVTYSQHRPETGTCGLLIHSC is encoded by the coding sequence ATGTACTCCATGTCTAGGACACAAAGACTACAGATTAGAATCTCACCGGAACTTAAAAAGAAGGTTGAACTAATAGCAAAAGAACGAAACGTTAGTGTGTCCGAATTGATCGTGGACTACATTAAACGGTTGCCTAACGTGACATACTCCCAGCACCGACCTGAGACAGGTACGTGTGGGCTTCTCATCCATTCCTGCTAA
- a CDS encoding transposase produces the protein MEIAYQYRLRPTKSQETQMETWLNLLRMQYNYRLAERFKWWDENRCPINACPLVCSIAPPTEQPEYYGQKRDLVQTKAKFPEYTDIYSGVLQDCIGRVEKTFDRFLKADSSGRRSGRPRFKQRSRYRSFTYPQIKASCVKGKHITLPKIGDVKVILHRPIPDGFVIKTCTVVHKADGWYVTLSLHGTCFKSAEPPNAVPQDDTVPTVSPDVNQENAVGIDVGLKDFLVTSDNEVVPIPQFARSSEKRRKLLNKALSRKPKKGTKRRQKAGKRLSKHYQKVARQRKDFHYKVANWLVRKYDIIAHEDLNIKGLARTRLSKSILDAGWGEFLTIVIRKAASAGGITVAVNPNGTTQQCSSCGHKVPKDLSVRWHSCLCGVSLSRDHNAAINVLNSAEGHPVLKAHRLLRVSRNG, from the coding sequence ATGGAAATTGCCTACCAGTACCGACTCCGCCCCACTAAAAGCCAGGAAACCCAAATGGAGACTTGGCTGAATTTGTTGCGGATGCAGTACAATTACAGATTGGCAGAACGCTTCAAGTGGTGGGATGAGAATAGATGTCCCATCAATGCCTGTCCGTTGGTTTGCAGTATTGCTCCACCGACTGAGCAACCCGAATACTACGGTCAAAAGCGAGACTTGGTACAGACAAAAGCCAAGTTTCCGGAATACACCGATATCTACTCTGGGGTACTGCAAGATTGTATCGGACGAGTCGAAAAGACATTTGACCGATTCCTCAAAGCTGATAGCAGTGGAAGGCGTTCTGGTAGACCTCGGTTCAAGCAACGCAGTCGGTATCGGTCTTTCACTTATCCGCAAATTAAGGCAAGTTGCGTCAAGGGGAAGCACATCACGTTGCCCAAAATTGGCGATGTCAAAGTAATCCTGCACCGACCAATCCCCGACGGCTTTGTTATCAAGACTTGTACAGTAGTCCATAAAGCCGACGGTTGGTACGTCACGCTGTCGTTGCACGGCACTTGCTTCAAGTCGGCAGAGCCGCCCAACGCAGTGCCTCAAGATGACACAGTGCCGACTGTTTCCCCTGATGTCAATCAAGAAAACGCAGTAGGAATTGATGTTGGGTTGAAAGACTTTTTGGTAACGAGTGACAATGAAGTTGTACCAATTCCGCAGTTTGCACGTTCAAGCGAGAAACGAAGGAAACTGCTCAACAAGGCATTGAGTCGCAAGCCCAAAAAAGGAACGAAACGTCGTCAAAAAGCGGGCAAGCGGTTGTCTAAGCACTACCAAAAAGTAGCAAGACAACGCAAAGACTTTCACTACAAGGTTGCTAATTGGTTGGTAAGGAAATATGACATCATTGCTCACGAAGACTTGAATATCAAAGGACTTGCCAGAACTAGGTTAAGCAAGTCGATTCTGGATGCTGGTTGGGGTGAATTCCTAACGATAGTTATCCGCAAGGCTGCAAGTGCTGGCGGAATAACGGTCGCAGTGAATCCCAATGGCACGACTCAGCAGTGTAGTAGTTGTGGTCACAAAGTTCCTAAAGACTTGTCCGTTCGCTGGCATAGCTGCTTGTGCGGGGTAAGTTTGTCGCGTGACCATAACGCTGCAATCAATGTTTTAAACAGTGCCGAGGGGCATCCGGTACTTAAAGCTCATCGTCTCCTACGCGTTAGCAGGAATGGATGA
- a CDS encoding DUF3598 family protein, translating to MNDLDKNWNNLFGEYTTDETAWHGRWTVYSPNQEVMKSQQVVRSFRSNLDNTVITHINRYMDADGNVVDEKTWQIERETCNQPDGVVHPAMPFMRALSFGAGATAWISQRFIPGKPFGVEFFFRDGNWRSSAAIVYGENGQLNRIVHIREHLGRFSDESLSLEPSEISGDWVGGKRFMTSDLSVSPEEETQISFAQISNHHKIISLPGGMMLMLPEVVEVDRSIQIAALQRTANRQLKYLTTHYTAVGAFTLLVSATLRQKS from the coding sequence ATGAATGATCTAGATAAGAACTGGAACAATTTATTTGGTGAGTATACGACTGATGAGACTGCTTGGCATGGACGCTGGACAGTGTATTCCCCAAACCAAGAAGTGATGAAAAGCCAGCAAGTAGTCAGAAGCTTTCGCTCAAATTTAGACAACACAGTCATTACTCATATCAATCGCTACATGGATGCGGATGGAAATGTTGTTGATGAAAAAACTTGGCAAATTGAGCGAGAAACCTGTAATCAGCCTGATGGTGTTGTTCATCCTGCCATGCCCTTTATGAGGGCGTTGTCGTTTGGTGCGGGAGCAACGGCTTGGATTTCACAAAGATTCATCCCCGGAAAACCCTTTGGGGTTGAATTCTTTTTCAGAGATGGCAACTGGCGCTCAAGTGCGGCGATCGTGTATGGAGAAAACGGTCAGCTAAATCGAATCGTACACATTCGAGAGCATCTGGGTCGTTTCTCTGATGAATCACTCAGTTTAGAACCCTCAGAAATTTCGGGGGATTGGGTCGGGGGAAAACGCTTCATGACTTCTGATTTAAGCGTTTCACCTGAAGAGGAGACCCAAATATCCTTCGCTCAAATCAGCAATCATCACAAGATAATTTCGCTTCCTGGTGGCATGATGCTAATGCTTCCTGAGGTCGTAGAGGTTGATCGATCGATTCAGATCGCTGCTCTTCAACGAACAGCAAATCGTCAATTGAAATATCTTACGACTCACTATACTGCTGTTGGTGCGTTTACGTTACTAGTCTCTGCAACCTTACGACAGAAGAGCTAA
- a CDS encoding alkaline phosphatase, with protein sequence MTYFDLDLERWLSSRVRRRQVLVGAGALTGLAIATQLPKRVVAQPKFSAFPFSLGVASGEPLPNSVVLWTRLAPDPLNGGGMPSVNVPVQWQIADGENMRRIISSGTTMATPEFGHSVHVEAQGLQPARWYWYQFKVGNEVSPIGRTRTAPTPGDQINQFRFAFASCQNWQQGYYTAYKYMAQEELDLVVHLGDYIYEGPPSPTAVRPHEGTEEPVTLEGYRNRYAQYKSDPNLQAAHAAFPWVTTWDDHEVDNNYADEIPQDPELQSREEFLLRRAAAYQVYYEHLPLRRFSIPKGPDMQLYRRLTFGNLVEFNVLDTRQYRSDQACGDGQDVGCTEALDPSRTITGAEQERWLFEGLDRSQARWNVLAQQVFMAQRDFDPEAEVRLSMDAWDGYAASRDRLFDFIQKRQPANPIVLTGDVHSNWVADLKADFSNPNSATLGTEFVGTSISSGGNGTDTNANTANILAENPHIKFFNGQRGYVRCELTPARWQSDYKVVPFVTTPDAPISTRASFVVENGRPGAQRV encoded by the coding sequence ATGACTTACTTCGATTTAGATTTGGAGCGCTGGCTATCAAGTCGAGTCAGACGGCGACAAGTTTTAGTAGGTGCTGGTGCTTTAACTGGTTTGGCGATCGCTACTCAGTTACCTAAAAGAGTCGTTGCCCAGCCCAAGTTTTCTGCATTCCCGTTTAGTCTGGGTGTAGCTTCCGGTGAACCACTGCCAAATAGTGTAGTGCTATGGACGCGACTAGCCCCCGACCCACTCAATGGTGGTGGAATGCCATCAGTTAATGTACCCGTGCAGTGGCAGATTGCCGATGGCGAGAACATGAGACGCATCATCAGTAGCGGCACAACTATGGCAACTCCAGAATTCGGACATTCTGTCCATGTGGAGGCGCAAGGGCTGCAACCAGCCCGTTGGTATTGGTACCAATTCAAGGTAGGGAATGAAGTTAGCCCGATCGGACGGACTCGCACCGCTCCAACTCCAGGCGATCAGATCAATCAGTTCCGCTTTGCCTTTGCCTCTTGTCAAAACTGGCAGCAGGGTTACTATACTGCCTATAAGTACATGGCACAAGAGGAGCTCGACTTGGTCGTCCACCTGGGTGACTATATCTATGAGGGACCGCCGAGTCCTACCGCTGTGCGCCCGCATGAAGGTACTGAGGAACCAGTCACGCTAGAGGGATATCGCAACCGCTACGCTCAGTACAAGAGTGATCCGAACCTGCAAGCTGCTCACGCTGCCTTTCCTTGGGTAACTACCTGGGACGATCACGAAGTTGACAATAACTATGCCGATGAAATTCCCCAAGATCCGGAGCTACAATCCCGTGAGGAGTTCCTGCTCCGTCGAGCTGCTGCTTATCAGGTTTACTACGAACACTTGCCGCTGCGTCGGTTCTCAATTCCCAAAGGACCAGATATGCAACTCTATCGGCGTTTGACTTTTGGTAACTTAGTTGAATTTAATGTACTGGACACTCGCCAATATCGTAGCGATCAAGCTTGTGGTGATGGACAGGATGTAGGTTGCACCGAAGCTCTTGACCCATCACGGACTATAACAGGTGCAGAGCAAGAACGGTGGTTATTTGAAGGTCTAGATCGTTCTCAGGCTCGTTGGAATGTTCTGGCTCAACAAGTTTTCATGGCTCAACGAGACTTTGATCCAGAAGCTGAAGTTCGCTTAAGCATGGACGCTTGGGACGGTTATGCGGCTTCGCGCGATCGCCTGTTCGACTTTATCCAGAAACGTCAACCTGCCAACCCCATCGTCCTGACCGGTGATGTCCACTCCAACTGGGTCGCTGACCTCAAAGCTGATTTTAGTAATCCAAACTCCGCAACTCTGGGCACAGAGTTCGTCGGTACGTCAATCAGTTCCGGCGGTAATGGCACAGATACAAACGCAAATACTGCAAATATATTGGCAGAAAACCCACACATTAAGTTTTTCAACGGTCAGCGTGGTTATGTTCGTTGCGAACTGACACCAGCACGTTGGCAGTCTGATTACAAAGTTGTGCCATTTGTGACTACGCCAGATGCTCCCATTTCTACTAGAGCCTCGTTTGTGGTAGAAAATGGCAGACCAGGTGCTCAGCGTGTCTAA
- a CDS encoding response regulator, whose protein sequence is MSNDSVRLHFQVIQQRIAALRREDTEAWQEIDAALEDLHVIYEQMQADLEATEVVQEDLLQQNQQVTAEYYHYHDLFQSSPIAYLVTNTDGLILEANGAIAQLLNIPERYLVGKPLVLYVAEGDRSTFRTQLDQLSQNRGTQVWQMNLCPRNGQPVASEWHIAIARNLDGLTESLRIGVYNLSQSQQVVSPTELPEARSAPLAEEHPLEAIRAEGIPLSQLPQSLDGLRVLVVDDEADIREFITTVLESYGIGVKAVASAAAALEELEQFHPDVLVSDIRMPNGDGYSLIRQIRALEAEQGSHIPAIALTAYLDEDREKALKAGYEAHLHKLTHPTKWIEMVAQLTGY, encoded by the coding sequence ATGAGTAACGATTCGGTTAGGCTGCATTTTCAAGTGATTCAACAGCGAATTGCAGCATTGCGAAGGGAAGATACGGAAGCTTGGCAAGAAATTGATGCAGCACTTGAAGATCTGCACGTGATTTATGAGCAGATGCAGGCGGATTTGGAGGCAACCGAGGTTGTTCAGGAAGATTTGCTCCAACAAAATCAGCAAGTTACCGCAGAGTATTACCATTATCACGATTTGTTTCAGTCTTCCCCAATCGCCTATTTAGTCACCAATACCGATGGGCTCATTCTGGAAGCGAACGGGGCGATCGCCCAACTCCTCAACATACCCGAACGCTATCTAGTCGGAAAGCCTCTGGTTTTGTATGTGGCAGAAGGCGATCGCTCAACCTTTCGGACTCAATTAGACCAGCTTTCCCAAAACCGTGGGACACAAGTTTGGCAGATGAATTTATGCCCACGAAACGGTCAACCTGTTGCTTCTGAGTGGCATATTGCGATCGCTCGTAATCTGGATGGGCTAACTGAAAGCTTGCGGATTGGCGTGTACAACTTGAGCCAATCTCAGCAGGTGGTTTCGCCTACGGAGTTGCCCGAAGCGCGGAGCGCTCCCCTGGCTGAAGAACACCCTCTGGAAGCCATCCGAGCAGAAGGGATACCCCTGTCGCAATTACCTCAATCTCTGGATGGCTTACGCGTGCTGGTGGTCGATGACGAAGCGGATATCCGCGAATTTATCACTACTGTTTTGGAGTCCTATGGCATTGGCGTCAAGGCAGTTGCAAGCGCAGCAGCGGCGTTAGAGGAGCTAGAGCAATTCCATCCTGACGTGTTAGTGAGTGATATTCGGATGCCCAATGGAGATGGCTATAGCCTGATTCGGCAAATCCGGGCGTTAGAAGCCGAGCAGGGAAGTCATATTCCCGCCATCGCGCTCACAGCTTATCTAGACGAGGATCGGGAAAAGGCGCTGAAGGCTGGCTATGAGGCCCATTTGCACAAGTTGACTCATCCCACTAAATGGATTGAGATGGTGGCCCAACTAACTGGGTATTGA